In Oryza brachyantha chromosome 2, ObraRS2, whole genome shotgun sequence, a single window of DNA contains:
- the LOC121053525 gene encoding LOW QUALITY PROTEIN: casparian strip membrane protein 4-like (The sequence of the model RefSeq protein was modified relative to this genomic sequence to represent the inferred CDS: deleted 1 base in 1 codon) gives MEAEATATASTKHGEASKTAAGRTVVIDTSRGGAVSGVLSVVDLIPRVVAVDVATAGSAIAMGTTNQKLPFLFTQLLRFKAQHSDLPSLTLFVPANSIVAAYPVADWLVLSIPLSVLHVIRSRARHSRLVLIFVDTVMMAMVTAAAAAAAIVYLVHCS, from the exons ATGGAGGCAGAAGCcacagcgacggcgtcgaccAAGCACGGCGAGGCCTcgaagacggcggcgggccgCACCGTGGTGATCGACACCAGCCGTGGCGGAGCGGTGAGCGGAGTGCTGTCCGTGGTCGACCTCATCCCCCGCGTCGTggccgtcgacgtcgccaccgccggaaGCGCCATCGCCATGGGCACCACCAACCAGAAGCTCCCGTTCTTG TTCACGCAGTTACTCCGGTTCAAGGCGCAGCACAGTGACCTACCGTCCTTAAC GCTGTTCGTGCCGGCGAATTCGATCGTTGCGGCGTACCCGGTGGCTGACTGGCTGGTGCTGTCTATCCCGCTCTCCGTCCTGCACGTCATCAGGAGCAGGGCAAGACACAGCAGGCTTGTGCTGATCTTCGTTGACACG GTAATGATGGCGATGgtgacagcggcggcggcggcggcagcgatcGTGTACCTGGTGCACTG CTCATGA
- the LOC102721335 gene encoding photosynthetic NDH subunit of subcomplex B 4, chloroplastic produces the protein MALPLLKSHAPFSALRSATRAELHGRCRATLGGFQDLRFNSSSSKSSAGRGSVKTNASPFDVVTLMVTMVEHVDMQRDYVVHKSIWHLSDAALKSVYTFYAMFTVWGICFFASMKDPFYDSEAYRGQGGDGTVHWYYDRQEELEAAAREELLREELLEEIEQRVGGLRELEEAAKEEQLAK, from the exons ATGGCGTTGCCGCTGCTCAAGTCGCACGCTCCCTTCTCTGCTCTGCGCTCCGCGACCAGGGCCGAGCTCCATGGCCGCTGCCGTGCCACA CTCGGTGGATTCCAGGACCTTAGGTTCAACTCCAGCTCTTCCAAG AGCTCAGCCGGGAGGGGTTCAGTGAAGACGAACGCCTCCCCGTTCGACGTGGTGACGCTGATGGTGACGATGGTGGAGCACGTCGACATGCAGAGGGACTACGTCGTGCACAAGTCGATCTGGCATCTCAGCGACGCGGCCCTCAAGAGCGTCT ACACCTTCTACGCCATGTTCACAGTCTGGGGCATCTGCTTCTTTGCGTCGATGAAG GATCCTTTCTACGACAGCGAGGCGTACAGGGGACAAGGTGGCGACGGCACCGTGCATTGGTACTATGATCgg CAAGAGGAACTGGAGGCGGCTGCAAGGGAAGAGCTGTTGAGGGAGGAGCTGCTTGAGGAGATCGAGCAGAGGGTCGGAGGCCTAAGAGAGCTCGAGGAAGCGGCCAAAGAGGAGCAACTTGCAAAGTGA